A part of Cannabis sativa cultivar Pink pepper isolate KNU-18-1 chromosome 6, ASM2916894v1, whole genome shotgun sequence genomic DNA contains:
- the LOC115695746 gene encoding GRF1-interacting factor 3 isoform X2, whose product MQYLDENKKLILAILDNQHLGKLAECAQYQAQLQKNLMYLAAIADAQPQTPAMPPQMAPHPAMQQGGYFTQHPQAAAMMQQSGIFPPKMPMQFNNPHQMQQDQQQQQQQQQQPQQQQQQQQQQQHHQQQLHQQQQAAIHAQMVMRPAGTNNGMHPMHHVEATVGAGGSVGPNSAAGPNEGRGGGKQEGSEAGAAGADGQGTSAAGDGEDPK is encoded by the exons ATGCAG TATCTTGACGAAAACAAAAAGTTGATTCTAGCAATATTGGACAATCAACACCTGGGAAAGCTTGCTGAGTGTGCTCA GTATCAGGCCCAACTTCAAAAGAATCTGATGTATTTAGCTGCAATTGCTGATGCTCAACCACAGACGCCAGCAATGCCTCCCCAG ATGGCTCCGCACCCTGCGATGCAACAGGGAGGATATTTTACGCAACATCCTCAGGCTGCAGCGATGATGCAGCAATCAGGTATTTTTCCTCCAAAGATGCCAATGCAGTTCAATAATCCACACCAGATGCAGCAGGATcagcaacaacagcaacaacaacagcagcagccgcagcagcagcagcagcaacaacaacaacaacaacaccacCAACAGCAACTGCATCAGCAGCAGCAAGCAGCAATCCATGCGCAAATGGTAATGAGACCGGCTGGGACCAACAATGGTATGCATCCAATGCATCACGTTGAGGCTACTGTTGGTGCAGGAGGCAGTGTTGGGCCTAATTCAGCTGCTGGCCCAAACGAAGGGCGTGGCGGTGGCAAACAAGAAGGTTCTGAAGCTGGGGCAGCTGGCGCAGATGGTCAGGGGACCTCAGCTGCTGGAGATGGAGAGGACCCCAAGTGA
- the LOC115695163 gene encoding uncharacterized protein LOC115695163, whose protein sequence is MQLATVLSWLLTKIKGLSTSRSIAHNIMILQDLIKNYGRKSITPRCAIKVDLSKAYDTVDWGFLEDIQEALCFLTKFIGWIMNCLRSTSYLLMINGRIQGKFLGKKGVR, encoded by the coding sequence ATGCAGTTAGCTACTGTGTTGTCGTGGTTGTTGACCAAAATCAAGGGGCTTTCAACAAGTCGTTCCATTGCTCATAATATAATGATTCTTCAGGATCTTATCAAAAACTATGGAAGGAAATCTATCACCCCTCGGTGTGCTATCAAAGTTGACTTGAGTAAAGCTTATGATACAGTTGATTGGGGGTTCTTGGAAGACATTCAGGAAGCTCTTTGTTTTCTGACTAAGTTCATTGGCTGGATCATGAACTGTTTGAGAAGCACAAGCTACCTTTTGATGATTAATGGCAGGATTCAAGGAAAGTTTTTGGGAAAGAAAGGTGTTCGCTAA
- the LOC115695164 gene encoding uncharacterized protein LOC115695164, with amino-acid sequence MMRLKHNLNRFNKETVGDIGKSYSLAKETYHEALFDDQANHGNFSFQEAEKKAAEAYETQGKMYHSFLRHRSKITWLRKCDDNNAYFYAFLKKRKINNRIVSFVNKEGKQMDCFPEVVDHFFKAFKRFMGSLSIAQSLLNRECMDRGRKLSLDQQVGLLKPFTRKEIKKAFFSILNTKSPGPDGYGSGFYRELWPEIGGEICTDVLQFFKNGKSPAGLHETKILLVPKIDCPSRVIDYRPIA; translated from the coding sequence atgatgAGGCTAAAACACAATCTAAATAGATTCAATAAAGAGACTGTTGGTGATATTGGAAAGTCTTATTCTTTGGCAAAGGAGACATACCATGAGGCTTTATTTGATGATCAAGCCAATCATGGGAATTTTTCTTTTCAAGAAGCTGAGAAAAAGGCAGCTGAGGCATATGAAACTCAAGGTAAAATGTATCATAGCTTCCTTAGACATCGTAGTAAAATCACTTGGCTAAGGAAATGTGATGATAATAATGcctatttttatgcttttcttaagaAAAGGAAGATAAATAATAGAATTGTTTCCTTTGTTAATAAGGAAGGAAAGCAAATGGATTGTTTCCCTGAGGTGGTGGACCATTTTTTTAAAGCATTTAAAAGGTTTATGGGGAGTTTGAGTATTGCCCAGTCTTTGCTTAATCGAGAGTGTATGGACAGGGGGAGAAAGCTTTCTTTAGACCAGCAAGTTGGGCTTTTAAAGCCCTTTACCagaaaagaaataaagaaagcTTTTTTCAGCATCCTCAATACTAAGTCTCCAGGTCCTGATGGCTATGGTTCAGGTTTCTACAGGGAGTTATGGCCAGAAATTGGAGGGGAAATATGCACAGACGTGTTGCAATTCTTTAAGAATGGTAAGTCTCCTGCTGGTCTTCATGAAACTAAAATTTTATTAGTGCCAAAAATAGACTGTCCTTCTCGTGTGATAGACTATCGTCCAATTGCCTAA
- the LOC115695746 gene encoding GRF1-interacting factor 3 isoform X1 — protein sequence MQQPASMIPVMPSFPPTNITTEQIQKYLDENKKLILAILDNQHLGKLAECAQYQAQLQKNLMYLAAIADAQPQTPAMPPQMAPHPAMQQGGYFTQHPQAAAMMQQSGIFPPKMPMQFNNPHQMQQDQQQQQQQQQQPQQQQQQQQQQQHHQQQLHQQQQAAIHAQMVMRPAGTNNGMHPMHHVEATVGAGGSVGPNSAAGPNEGRGGGKQEGSEAGAAGADGQGTSAAGDGEDPK from the exons atgCAGCAGCCAGCGTCCATGATCCCTGTGATGCCTTCATTTCCACCCACTAACATCACTACTGAGCAGATTCAGAAG TATCTTGACGAAAACAAAAAGTTGATTCTAGCAATATTGGACAATCAACACCTGGGAAAGCTTGCTGAGTGTGCTCA GTATCAGGCCCAACTTCAAAAGAATCTGATGTATTTAGCTGCAATTGCTGATGCTCAACCACAGACGCCAGCAATGCCTCCCCAG ATGGCTCCGCACCCTGCGATGCAACAGGGAGGATATTTTACGCAACATCCTCAGGCTGCAGCGATGATGCAGCAATCAGGTATTTTTCCTCCAAAGATGCCAATGCAGTTCAATAATCCACACCAGATGCAGCAGGATcagcaacaacagcaacaacaacagcagcagccgcagcagcagcagcagcaacaacaacaacaacaacaccacCAACAGCAACTGCATCAGCAGCAGCAAGCAGCAATCCATGCGCAAATGGTAATGAGACCGGCTGGGACCAACAATGGTATGCATCCAATGCATCACGTTGAGGCTACTGTTGGTGCAGGAGGCAGTGTTGGGCCTAATTCAGCTGCTGGCCCAAACGAAGGGCGTGGCGGTGGCAAACAAGAAGGTTCTGAAGCTGGGGCAGCTGGCGCAGATGGTCAGGGGACCTCAGCTGCTGGAGATGGAGAGGACCCCAAGTGA